In Siphonobacter curvatus, the DNA window TTCTTCTTCGGTCGAATTTTCCTCTTCTTTGTTATCCACGGTGGTTGGCGTGTAGTACAACAGATTCCAGACGCCTTCGTGATCTTCCACTAAAGCGGTTAGGGATTCTACCCAATCGCCCGAGTTCAGGTACTGCACATTTCCGATCATACGAATGGAGGGCTGGTGAATATGCCCGCAGATGATTCCGGTACAACCTTTGGATTGAGCCAGATCCGCCAGTTTTTCCTCAAAGTCCGAAATGTAGTTGACCGCCGCTTTCACCTTGTGTTTGATTTCCTGCGAAAGCGAATAATACGGCAACCCTCGCCAGGCTCGCCAGTGATTGTAGAATTTATTGATGCCCAGCAGCAGGTTGTACCCGACGTCGCCCACGTAAGCCAGCCATTTCAAATGCGTCGTGATGCGGTCGAAAATGTCACCGTGCGTGACGTAGTAATGCTGGTTAAGGTGGGTTTTAAGAATATAGTCGCGGCGGATGGAAAAGTATTTGCCCACGCGTAACGGTAAGACGTGGTCCAGAAAATCATCGTGGTTGCCCCGCAGATAAATGACCTTTGTATCGTACTGTTCGATCATTTTGAGCACCTGCCGAAAAAAGCCCGTATGTTTTTTCTTCCAGGTATTTCCGTATTTCTTCAATTGCCAGCCATCGATGATGTCACCATTAAGCAACAACTTGTCACAGGTGTACTGTTTGAGAAAGGCGGTTACTTCGCGGGCTTTCGACCCTTTTGAACCTAAATGTATATCCGAAAGGACAATCGTGCGAAAATGGGTGCGTACTTCCATATCGCAAGATATTTTACAAAAACGACCCCTCTTCCATTAGCGTTTTACGCTTTCAAGAAGAATACAATACGCTGGTTAACAATAAGTTCACATTATTAAACCTGTAGTTAAAAAGAGCATTTCCTTGGGAGTAACTCACAAAAAAACCGTTGAAACGCTTTCAACGGTTTTTTTGCCGGTAATGCTAACGATTTACCACCAGCGATAGAATAGTCCGGCCGATGCCGAAACGTTGGTAACATTCGAAAGGTAATCGCTCTTGAAGGGCGAGTAGAAGTAAGCAGCCTGTACATCGGCTCCAAAGTTCCCGTTTTTCGCAAACAGGAACCGAGCCCCCAGGCCAACCTGTCCACTTAACGCCACTGAATTCTTCCCTTCTTCCAGGTAGCCAAAATACGTAAGATTCCGCATAGCCGTACCGCCGAGTCCTGCTAACACATACGGTCGTATGGGAGCATTCGAACCCGTGAAGTGATATTTACCGAAAACGTGTAAGGAAGTAGCACCCAAGGAACGCGTCTGAATGGCCGAAATATCCTGGTCTCCCTCGCTGTAAAGCTGGCGGGGTGAACGCTCTTTAAAGTAGGAGTAATTAAACTGTAAGCCCAGCGAGAAATTTTTCGGAAAGATGAACTCCCCGGCCACCTGATAGTGGTACTTGGAAGTCGCATTCGTATAATCTTTCAGACTACCCAGGGGGGAAGCGACACCGTAACGGGCGGTAATCTGATAGTGGGTGTAGCGTTCGAAGGGAGATCCCATCGTCCGGGTTGGTACGCTACGGTATTCGTAATCCTGTTTTTTATTATAGTAGTCTGGGTTTTGTTGAGCGTACGCCCCAGAGGCTAGTCCAACCAATGCCAGCAAAAGCAAGCGTCTCATACGTACAAACGGATTAATGTGAGAATGTTAGAAAAAATCGGCCTGGAACCCTCCGGCAGATTCTGTTAATTGGCTTTTAAATACGATGACTGAGCGAAGATGGCATCCACCAGACTCGTAATCTGCGATTCTTGGTAGATTCCCTCACCCCGAATCTGAGCATCCCAGATGACATTGGCTTTATTATCCGAACTGATGTTCTTTAGATCAGCAATCCGTACGTACCAGTAGTTTTCGTTGTACGAATAGTAGTTATAGAACATGGGATAGCCGTAGCCATAACCAATCCCTCCGAAACCACCGTAACCGCCATAACCCCAATAGGGATCGTACCAGGGGTTATACGTAGGAACGTAGCCCGATTGCGTATACGAAATCCGGGCTGGTGTTACTTCCAGATCCGGCTTGGCCGTACGGGCCACTCGCGTATAGCCATTAGCGATCAAGTTTTTCGCAATCCGATCAATGTATACCAAATCCTGTACGGCTGCTCCCCGGCCACTCCGGTCGTTTTCAACGATCAGCACCGAATCAGGAATCGAAAACGTTTTATAGGCTTTGTAATCGACGTTGCTGTGGTTGGTAATGAATACCTTCGAGTCGTTCGGGTCGAGATCTTTCACTGGATCGCGTTCACAAGCCGTCCAGATCCCCGCACTAAGCACTAAGAGCAAAAGTGATTTTGAGATGCGTTTCATGTCTTTAGATACCGTTCAAATACACAATGATATAACGAAAAAATTGGGCCTTAAATTTCTCGGATTATAGGTTAGA includes these proteins:
- a CDS encoding OmpA family protein; the encoded protein is MRRLLLLALVGLASGAYAQQNPDYYNKKQDYEYRSVPTRTMGSPFERYTHYQITARYGVASPLGSLKDYTNATSKYHYQVAGEFIFPKNFSLGLQFNYSYFKERSPRQLYSEGDQDISAIQTRSLGATSLHVFGKYHFTGSNAPIRPYVLAGLGGTAMRNLTYFGYLEEGKNSVALSGQVGLGARFLFAKNGNFGADVQAAYFYSPFKSDYLSNVTNVSASAGLFYRWW
- a CDS encoding DUF4136 domain-containing protein, encoding MKRISKSLLLLVLSAGIWTACERDPVKDLDPNDSKVFITNHSNVDYKAYKTFSIPDSVLIVENDRSGRGAAVQDLVYIDRIAKNLIANGYTRVARTAKPDLEVTPARISYTQSGYVPTYNPWYDPYWGYGGYGGFGGIGYGYGYPMFYNYYSYNENYWYVRIADLKNISSDNKANVIWDAQIRGEGIYQESQITSLVDAIFAQSSYLKAN
- a CDS encoding UDP-2,3-diacylglucosamine diphosphatase yields the protein MEVRTHFRTIVLSDIHLGSKGSKAREVTAFLKQYTCDKLLLNGDIIDGWQLKKYGNTWKKKHTGFFRQVLKMIEQYDTKVIYLRGNHDDFLDHVLPLRVGKYFSIRRDYILKTHLNQHYYVTHGDIFDRITTHLKWLAYVGDVGYNLLLGINKFYNHWRAWRGLPYYSLSQEIKHKVKAAVNYISDFEEKLADLAQSKGCTGIICGHIHQPSIRMIGNVQYLNSGDWVESLTALVEDHEGVWNLLYYTPTTVDNKEEENSTEEEDDQQEDLLKSLISLSAMKE